Proteins from a genomic interval of Lycium ferocissimum isolate CSIRO_LF1 chromosome 2, AGI_CSIRO_Lferr_CH_V1, whole genome shotgun sequence:
- the LOC132047999 gene encoding uncharacterized protein LOC132047999: MDAESSIKRRHDPVSMETMGDEGSKSTKRKDVIDSSISEASLPSIEKRRKVIDGSSVSKGKNVVEDVPSKAVESKFFLKDPPTHSVHMSCYTNVKVFKDLKDKLAISGQNIWGNLLWCIHPNATL, from the exons ATGGATGCTGAGAGTAGTATTAAGAGGCGCCATGACCCGGTAAGTATGGAAACAATGGGAGATGAAGGTTCAAAATCTACCAAACGAAAAGATGTCATTGATTCATCGATATCTGAAGCATCCCTACCAAGTATTGAAAAGCGGAGAAAAGTTATCGATGGTTCTTCAGTTAGCAAGGGaaaaaatgttgttgaagaTGTTCCTTCAAAAGCAGTGGAG AGTAAGTTTTTTCTGAAAGATCCTCCTACTCATTCAGTGCACATGAGTTGTTACACCAATGTTAAAGTATTTAAAGATCTCAAGGACAAACTAGCGATAAGCGGACAAAATATTTGGGGAAACTTGCTTTGGTGTATTCACCCAAATGCAACACTGTGA